One Edaphobacter flagellatus genomic region harbors:
- the hpf gene encoding ribosome hibernation-promoting factor, HPF/YfiA family: protein MNLEYTGRQTTITKKLKTQTEAGLERIAKIIGNAGSVHIILTTEKYRHTAELTVQTRNLKLVASCEATDMETALRDALATLEKQAIKHTKRKTTIKRNAKDGVRQIAVFEEVEAIAVGAELVKVAARNGDARKTVPMLVHTFPSQSPLAEPHLVRSKDGVAMRPMTLEEAVKEAAFRDREVFVFRDHGGQAMVLHRKRDGKMELIEVP from the coding sequence ATGAACCTGGAATACACCGGAAGACAGACGACGATCACAAAAAAACTGAAGACGCAGACCGAGGCCGGATTGGAGCGCATAGCGAAGATCATTGGCAATGCGGGCAGCGTACACATCATTCTGACGACCGAGAAGTACAGGCACACGGCTGAATTGACCGTGCAGACTCGCAACCTGAAACTTGTTGCTTCCTGTGAAGCAACCGATATGGAGACGGCCCTTCGCGATGCGCTGGCGACTCTGGAAAAACAGGCGATCAAACACACGAAGAGGAAGACAACGATCAAACGCAATGCGAAGGACGGCGTGCGCCAGATCGCTGTTTTTGAGGAGGTAGAAGCGATCGCCGTGGGAGCAGAACTGGTCAAGGTCGCAGCTCGAAACGGAGATGCGCGGAAGACGGTGCCGATGCTGGTGCATACATTTCCTTCGCAGTCGCCTCTGGCTGAGCCTCACCTGGTGCGCTCGAAGGATGGTGTGGCGATGCGTCCGATGACGCTGGAGGAGGCTGTCAAGGAAGCCGCATTCCGTGATCGCGAGGTCTTCGTCTTTCGCGATCACGGCGGTCAGGCGATGGTGCTCCATCGCAAGCGCGACGGAAAGATGGAGTTGATTGAAGTTCCATAA
- the rapZ gene encoding RNase adapter RapZ, with protein sequence MPRRGAKKTVKAEKTKTAELKDVGELVILTGLSGSGKLSALKTFEDLGFYSVDNLPLELVPQFADLVRQSAEIERAALVVDVREGMRLEEFPEILKKVRKVLPTRVLFLEASDEALIRRFSETRRPHPMGRSDTVVKSIRAERKRLDPIRNVADIILDTTKFTVHDLRAHIGAQFERESSDRNLTISSNSFGFKNGIPTEADLVFDVRFLPNPHFVPEFRKLTGRHPKVAKYVRDFPQTAEFLDKTMDLLKFLLPHYIKEGKSYLTVAFGCTGGQHRSVFIAEEMKKRLTAAGYRVKTAHRDMPR encoded by the coding sequence ATGCCACGCAGAGGTGCAAAGAAGACAGTAAAGGCGGAGAAGACGAAGACCGCTGAGTTGAAAGATGTAGGCGAACTGGTCATTCTGACTGGGTTGTCGGGGTCAGGAAAACTTTCGGCGCTGAAGACATTTGAAGACCTTGGTTTCTACTCGGTGGATAATCTGCCGCTGGAGCTTGTGCCGCAGTTTGCGGATCTGGTCAGGCAATCGGCTGAGATCGAGCGGGCTGCGCTGGTGGTCGATGTGCGCGAAGGGATGCGGCTGGAGGAGTTTCCTGAGATTCTTAAAAAAGTGCGCAAGGTTCTTCCGACCCGCGTGCTCTTTCTTGAGGCCAGCGATGAGGCGTTGATACGTCGCTTCTCGGAGACGCGGCGGCCACATCCCATGGGCCGATCCGATACAGTTGTGAAGTCAATTCGTGCTGAGCGGAAGCGGCTGGACCCGATTCGTAACGTCGCGGACATTATTCTTGACACGACCAAGTTCACGGTGCACGATCTGCGCGCGCATATCGGGGCACAGTTTGAGCGCGAATCGAGCGATCGCAACCTGACGATTTCGTCGAACAGCTTCGGTTTCAAGAACGGCATACCGACTGAGGCCGACCTTGTTTTCGATGTGCGCTTTCTTCCAAATCCGCATTTTGTGCCGGAGTTTCGCAAGCTGACGGGACGGCATCCCAAGGTTGCGAAATATGTGCGCGACTTTCCCCAGACGGCAGAGTTTCTGGATAAGACAATGGATCTGCTCAAGTTTTTGTTGCCGCATTACATCAAGGAAGGAAAGAGTTACTTGACGGTGGCGTTCGGATGTACCGGGGGACAGCATCGTTCGGTGTTCATTGCGGAAGAGATGAAGAAGAGACTGACGGCTGCGGGGTATCGCGTCAAAACAGCTCATCGCGATATGCCGCGCTAG
- a CDS encoding right-handed parallel beta-helix repeat-containing protein — protein MNIPQLYHTLRRPTACFSALIVLLLSPSLLLADGPRQPGLYIPPAASYILNPGETAVQLQFDSVPLATVQTQLDAARAANPGAPIVLTLTGYYWVRTAPLTLPSNTSVVLYGTIAALPGATASSLISVSGQSKVAIAGGVLEGNFANLSGIDAETSTKINIDAVTIRNTGRDAIVLNGNGNTTFDSGSAITRCDIAGSAGNGITVSNITQTLLLDNFVHGNKGTGVQLSAAHSSVTNNEISHNNIGVLADANNNLISDNDVSGNMQAGVQLASTSSSSAIMRNIISHNGANGIDFDGSDNLVYNNTLSNQTDLTDRSAANYVVAHGTPLNAPTSKYFYPPTIDNQHNDPILNGVSRADITVGSGNLTDVQTAYNAALAANPASFIVLHMNGTFTMDGTTPLTLSSNTAVLLNGTINVTSKPAQVITDTNPASFVSISGGTIDLHGQGGITGIYFPSTTMVNIDHVSVINGGVPTIRTSGGMIQLQRGGGYNILYRNTVNMSGGRCLWTQYANAHYVVLENQLSSCNMDGVDFDSSTSNSYAIGNINIDNVRYGVFIEQSDSYNKIYGNYTTTRDYASSTGHGIGVYNNATSGSKRAVTNGNTAFSNINDVVNNGLRIGSISTATGGIAESANTYFFNNLATNNGGNAILFDTQFPGSVQNYLSQTVLAGNKNDLSQQNSNGATPPEFFNPMSAIDLALRQPVTASSTATGSDPANAVDGLAFTGWTAGSGSDQWVTIDLGSDVSFQRVVLKPSNLLSFLQLVRLQTSEDGINFTNIRGGIEFPGSVRTFIFKPVTARYLRVNIRSLFGLEISLRELGVYPN, from the coding sequence ATGAACATCCCACAGCTTTATCACACGCTGCGAAGACCAACGGCCTGTTTCAGTGCCCTCATCGTTCTTCTGCTTTCCCCCAGCCTTCTGCTCGCCGACGGCCCACGTCAGCCCGGCCTGTACATTCCTCCGGCCGCAAGCTACATCCTCAATCCCGGCGAAACCGCCGTTCAACTCCAGTTCGATTCTGTCCCGCTCGCCACCGTTCAGACTCAGCTCGACGCTGCCCGCGCCGCCAATCCCGGCGCTCCGATCGTCCTCACACTCACAGGCTATTACTGGGTTCGCACCGCACCTCTCACCTTGCCGTCCAACACCTCGGTTGTTCTCTACGGCACCATCGCCGCATTACCCGGAGCGACGGCAAGCAGCCTGATCTCCGTCTCGGGACAGAGCAAGGTCGCCATCGCCGGCGGCGTGCTGGAAGGAAACTTCGCTAACCTCTCCGGCATCGACGCCGAGACCTCCACCAAGATCAACATTGACGCCGTCACCATTCGCAATACCGGCCGTGACGCCATCGTCCTCAACGGCAATGGCAATACCACCTTCGACAGCGGCTCCGCCATCACTCGCTGCGACATCGCCGGTTCCGCAGGAAACGGAATCACCGTCAGCAACATCACCCAGACACTCCTGCTCGATAACTTCGTTCATGGCAACAAAGGCACCGGCGTCCAGTTAAGCGCCGCGCACTCTTCCGTCACCAACAATGAGATCAGTCACAACAACATCGGTGTGCTTGCTGACGCCAACAATAACCTCATCTCCGACAATGATGTCAGTGGCAACATGCAGGCAGGCGTTCAGCTGGCATCCACCAGCTCTTCCTCTGCCATCATGCGTAACATCATCAGCCACAATGGAGCCAACGGCATCGACTTCGACGGCTCCGACAACCTCGTCTACAACAACACGCTCTCCAATCAGACCGACCTCACCGATCGCTCCGCCGCCAACTACGTCGTCGCTCACGGAACTCCGTTGAACGCGCCAACGAGCAAATACTTCTATCCCCCCACCATCGACAACCAGCACAACGATCCCATCCTCAACGGAGTCAGCCGCGCTGACATCACCGTCGGCTCCGGCAACCTGACCGATGTGCAAACTGCCTACAATGCGGCTCTGGCGGCCAATCCCGCAAGCTTCATCGTCCTGCACATGAACGGCACGTTCACCATGGACGGCACCACGCCACTCACCCTCAGCTCAAATACCGCTGTCCTCCTCAACGGCACCATCAACGTCACGTCCAAACCCGCACAGGTCATCACCGACACCAACCCGGCATCCTTCGTCTCCATCTCCGGCGGCACCATCGACCTCCACGGACAAGGCGGAATCACAGGCATTTATTTCCCATCGACAACCATGGTGAACATCGATCACGTCAGCGTCATCAACGGCGGCGTTCCCACGATCCGCACCAGTGGAGGCATGATCCAGCTGCAGCGCGGCGGCGGATACAACATCCTCTACCGCAACACCGTCAACATGAGCGGAGGCCGCTGCCTCTGGACGCAATACGCCAATGCCCATTACGTCGTCCTCGAAAATCAGCTCAGCAGCTGCAACATGGACGGCGTCGACTTTGACTCCTCCACCTCCAACAGCTACGCCATCGGCAACATCAACATAGACAATGTGCGCTATGGCGTCTTCATCGAGCAGTCGGACTCCTACAACAAAATCTACGGAAACTACACCACAACGCGTGACTATGCCTCTTCGACCGGCCACGGAATCGGCGTCTACAACAACGCCACCTCCGGCTCAAAGCGGGCAGTCACGAACGGCAACACTGCCTTCAGCAACATCAACGACGTCGTCAACAACGGCCTGCGCATCGGCTCCATCTCCACGGCAACTGGTGGCATCGCGGAATCGGCGAACACCTACTTCTTCAACAATCTCGCCACCAACAACGGTGGAAACGCCATTCTGTTCGATACGCAGTTCCCCGGAAGCGTGCAGAATTACCTCTCGCAAACCGTCCTCGCAGGCAACAAGAACGACCTCAGCCAGCAGAACAGCAACGGAGCGACGCCACCGGAATTCTTCAACCCGATGTCTGCCATCGACCTGGCCCTGCGCCAGCCGGTTACAGCATCGTCCACCGCAACCGGCTCTGATCCCGCTAACGCCGTCGATGGTCTCGCCTTCACCGGCTGGACCGCAGGCAGCGGCTCCGACCAGTGGGTTACCATCGACCTCGGATCTGACGTCTCCTTCCAGCGAGTCGTCCTCAAACCTTCCAATCTGCTCTCGTTCCTGCAACTCGTCCGCCTTCAGACCTCCGAAGACGGCATTAACTTCACGAACATCCGCGGCGGCATCGAGTTCCCCGGCTCCGTCCGCACCTTCATCTTCAAACCAGTCACCGCACGCTACCTGCGGGTTAACATCCGAAGCCTCTTCGGGTTAGAGATCAGCCTGCGCGAGTTGGGAGTCTACCCCAACTAA
- a CDS encoding ABC transporter ATP-binding protein — MRRIWRLLLYVRPYALYLGASVFLMALVGAMAALRIILVKPIFDNVLSPDAPTQNVLHFPLPHFHREISLQFLVPHHFHNAWTVVAYMLIVSAVVKSVCDYLGTYLVNYAGFGMITDLRNDLYNAVLRRSVAFFQKHTTGTLLSTLINDIERVQFAMSSVLGDFLQQFFTLLFTAGVVIVVGGKLAWVLLLFVPVVISSARRIGRRVRQTTRKGQDKLAEIQNILHETITGNRIVKAFGMELWEMNRFRRAARRLFRANLKSVSVQAISSPLMDALGSVGIALLLLLGRGRILQHEMTAGSFIAFLVAVFTLYDPVRKFALFYNSFQQALGASEDIFKFMDAQDDVREKRRAHVLKGFSKGIVFENASFGYVDEDGEMAEVLHDINLDVKPGEVIALVGPSGAGKSSLVNLIPRFFDVSGGKITIDGYDLRDVTIASLREQIGKVTQETVLFNDTVRNNIAYGQPDVPLSRVEEAARMAMAHDFIMKMPDGYHTKIGEKGLRLSGGERQRLAIARAILKNAPILILDEATSALDMESEQYVQAALANLMQGRTVFVIAHRLSTVRRATKIAVLEQGRITEMGTHEELMMRSGTYRRLYDMQFGEDDVAGNGAVLQAVVPEGFA; from the coding sequence TTGAGGCGCATCTGGCGATTGTTGTTGTATGTACGGCCCTATGCGCTGTATCTGGGTGCTTCTGTGTTTTTGATGGCGCTGGTCGGCGCGATGGCTGCTCTCAGAATTATTCTCGTCAAGCCGATCTTCGATAACGTTCTCAGCCCTGACGCTCCGACGCAGAATGTACTGCATTTCCCTCTACCTCATTTTCATCGTGAGATAAGTTTGCAGTTTCTTGTTCCGCACCACTTCCATAATGCGTGGACTGTTGTCGCCTACATGCTGATTGTTTCGGCGGTGGTGAAGTCGGTGTGCGACTACCTGGGGACGTACCTGGTGAATTATGCCGGTTTCGGCATGATCACCGACCTGCGGAATGATCTTTATAACGCGGTGCTGCGCCGTTCGGTGGCATTCTTTCAGAAGCACACGACAGGTACTCTGCTGTCGACACTGATCAACGATATCGAACGCGTGCAGTTTGCAATGTCAAGCGTGCTCGGCGATTTTCTGCAACAGTTTTTCACGCTGCTGTTCACTGCAGGTGTTGTTATTGTGGTTGGCGGCAAGCTGGCCTGGGTGCTGCTGCTGTTTGTTCCCGTAGTGATCTCTTCAGCGAGGCGCATCGGACGCCGGGTGCGGCAGACGACACGTAAGGGACAGGACAAGCTGGCCGAGATACAAAACATCCTGCACGAGACGATTACGGGGAATCGTATTGTGAAGGCCTTCGGTATGGAGCTGTGGGAGATGAACCGCTTCCGCCGTGCTGCGCGAAGGCTTTTTCGGGCGAATCTGAAGTCGGTTAGCGTGCAGGCGATCAGTTCACCGCTGATGGATGCGTTGGGATCGGTTGGAATTGCGCTGCTTTTGCTGCTGGGGCGTGGAAGAATTTTACAGCACGAAATGACGGCGGGATCGTTTATTGCCTTTCTGGTGGCAGTGTTTACTCTGTACGATCCAGTGCGTAAATTTGCACTTTTCTATAACAGCTTTCAGCAGGCGTTGGGTGCGAGCGAGGATATTTTCAAGTTCATGGATGCGCAGGATGACGTTCGCGAGAAGCGTCGTGCGCATGTATTGAAGGGGTTCAGCAAAGGGATCGTTTTTGAGAATGCCTCCTTTGGTTACGTGGATGAAGACGGTGAGATGGCCGAGGTTCTTCACGATATCAATCTCGACGTAAAGCCGGGCGAGGTCATTGCATTGGTTGGGCCGAGCGGGGCGGGTAAATCGTCGCTGGTGAATCTGATTCCGCGGTTTTTTGATGTCAGCGGAGGCAAGATCACCATTGATGGCTATGACTTAAGAGATGTCACGATTGCCTCGTTGCGTGAACAGATTGGTAAGGTGACGCAGGAGACGGTCCTCTTCAACGACACGGTACGCAATAACATTGCTTATGGCCAGCCGGATGTTCCGCTGTCAAGGGTAGAAGAGGCTGCTCGTATGGCGATGGCGCATGACTTCATTATGAAGATGCCCGATGGCTATCATACGAAGATTGGCGAGAAGGGGTTGAGGCTGAGCGGTGGCGAACGGCAGCGGTTGGCGATTGCTCGCGCCATTCTGAAGAATGCGCCGATCCTGATTCTGGATGAGGCTACGAGCGCACTCGATATGGAGAGCGAACAGTATGTACAGGCGGCGCTTGCCAATCTTATGCAGGGCCGTACTGTTTTCGTGATAGCACATCGGTTATCGACGGTGCGCCGAGCGACCAAGATCGCTGTGTTGGAGCAGGGAAGAATTACGGAGATGGGAACGCATGAGGAACTGATGATGCGTTCCGGGACCTATCGCAGGCTTTACGACATGCAGTTTGGCGAGGATGATGTGGCAGGCAACGGTGCAGTGTTACAGGCCGTGGTTCCGGAGGGTTTTGCTTGA
- the rpoN gene encoding RNA polymerase factor sigma-54, whose product MLLQPKLNLKVSQRQVLTPGLVQMVSVLALNKLELKEMINTEIVENPVLEEIEDTGVSLDERAGMEGDRERSAEEMVAEGERAEKDPFDEIDFGSYFQEYLDPGFRTGTSFEEYDKPSFENFLSQPSTLSDHLVWQLGSLTLAPELRAACELVVGNLDENGYLTASDEELAGALGALNPVAPEPIPFERGVRLGSEARWETDQAAEEQGAEIDVAAAAAAEDGKENLRLVREARAIINNLDPVGVGARDLRECLTIQIQAQQKEAAMVLRRQQSVVGKNGNHAAKTVEASETKRDDVFTIASFIVNNCLPLLQKKDMRELTRCCGREADEVQGAVEFIRSLDPRPGQRYNHVETRLIEPDVAFVKRDDKYVVLVNDEDMPALRLNHGYRKMLQEKQTEKEVKEYVKERYKSAIQLLRNIEQRKNTIVRTCEVIVRRQTEFLEHGVEALKPMMIKEVAEEIGVHPSTVSRAVANKYVHTPQGVYELRFFFSEGVNGPEGGDLPLVLLKRKVKKLIEEEDPRKPLTDDHLAAELQRQGIQVTRRTVAKYREDMQIPSTHQRRVR is encoded by the coding sequence GTGCTGCTGCAACCCAAGCTGAATTTGAAGGTCTCACAACGCCAGGTGCTGACGCCTGGTCTGGTGCAGATGGTCAGCGTTCTTGCGCTGAACAAGCTTGAGCTGAAGGAGATGATCAATACGGAGATCGTCGAAAATCCTGTGCTTGAGGAGATTGAAGATACAGGCGTCTCGCTGGATGAGCGGGCGGGCATGGAAGGGGATCGGGAACGCTCTGCCGAGGAGATGGTTGCAGAAGGTGAGCGGGCTGAGAAAGATCCATTTGATGAGATCGACTTTGGCTCCTATTTTCAGGAATATCTCGATCCGGGCTTTCGGACAGGGACGAGTTTTGAGGAGTACGACAAGCCGTCGTTCGAGAATTTTCTTTCGCAGCCGAGCACGCTGAGCGATCACCTGGTCTGGCAGCTTGGTTCGCTTACGCTTGCGCCTGAGCTGCGTGCGGCGTGCGAATTGGTTGTCGGCAATCTGGATGAAAACGGATATCTGACGGCGAGTGATGAAGAGCTTGCCGGGGCTCTTGGCGCGTTGAATCCAGTGGCGCCGGAACCCATTCCATTTGAGCGTGGCGTCCGGCTTGGGAGTGAGGCACGCTGGGAGACAGATCAGGCTGCGGAAGAGCAGGGAGCAGAGATCGATGTTGCAGCGGCTGCGGCCGCCGAGGACGGCAAAGAGAATCTGCGGCTGGTGCGCGAAGCCCGCGCTATCATCAATAACCTGGACCCGGTTGGAGTGGGCGCGCGCGATCTGCGGGAGTGCCTGACGATTCAGATTCAGGCTCAGCAGAAAGAAGCTGCGATGGTGTTGCGCAGGCAGCAGTCTGTTGTGGGGAAGAATGGCAACCACGCTGCTAAAACGGTGGAGGCTTCGGAGACGAAGCGTGACGATGTCTTCACGATTGCTTCGTTCATCGTCAACAACTGCCTGCCTCTGCTGCAGAAGAAGGATATGCGTGAGTTGACGCGCTGCTGTGGGCGCGAAGCGGATGAGGTTCAGGGCGCGGTGGAGTTTATCCGCTCACTCGATCCACGTCCCGGACAGCGTTATAACCATGTTGAGACGAGGCTGATTGAGCCCGATGTAGCGTTCGTGAAGCGTGACGATAAGTACGTTGTTCTCGTCAATGACGAAGACATGCCGGCGCTGCGGCTGAATCACGGCTATCGCAAGATGCTGCAGGAGAAGCAGACGGAGAAGGAAGTCAAGGAATATGTGAAGGAGCGGTACAAGTCTGCTATTCAGCTGCTGCGCAATATTGAGCAGCGGAAGAATACGATTGTGCGGACGTGCGAGGTGATTGTGCGTCGACAGACGGAGTTCCTGGAACATGGCGTCGAAGCACTGAAGCCGATGATGATCAAGGAGGTCGCCGAGGAGATCGGTGTGCATCCTTCGACGGTGAGCCGCGCAGTCGCCAATAAGTATGTGCATACGCCGCAGGGGGTGTATGAGCTTCGCTTCTTCTTCTCTGAAGGCGTGAATGGACCTGAGGGCGGCGATCTGCCGCTGGTGCTGCTCAAGCGCAAGGTCAAGAAGCTGATCGAAGAGGAAGATCCGCGTAAGCCGCTGACAGACGATCATCTGGCGGCAGAATTGCAGCGGCAGGGAATCCAGGTGACACGCAGGACGGTTGCAAAGTACCGTGAGGACATGCAGATCCCGAGTACACATCAGCGCCGGGTACGTTAG
- the lptB gene encoding LPS export ABC transporter ATP-binding protein codes for MRTLSTEEIGKSYGGREVVRGVSLKIEQGEVVGLLGPNGAGKTTSFYMIVGLVRPDVGQVMADGHDITRLPMYLRARSYGISYLPQEPSVFRKLTVEDNILAVLETQQLSWEGRRTRTEKLIEQLNLGHVRKTRGYALSGGERRRVEIARCLAIEPAFILLDEPFSGIDPIAVLDLQEIIFGLKRSGIGVLITDHNVRETMTVTDRAYIINEGKIFRTGTPGDLGRDPEVRRIYLGDKFSMD; via the coding sequence ATGAGGACTCTTTCGACGGAGGAAATTGGCAAGTCGTACGGCGGCCGCGAGGTTGTTCGTGGCGTGAGCCTGAAGATCGAGCAGGGCGAGGTGGTGGGGCTCCTGGGTCCGAATGGCGCCGGGAAGACGACAAGCTTCTACATGATTGTGGGGCTGGTGCGTCCCGATGTCGGTCAAGTGATGGCTGACGGTCACGATATTACTCGTCTGCCGATGTACCTGCGTGCGAGGAGCTATGGCATCAGCTACCTTCCGCAGGAGCCCTCCGTGTTTCGCAAATTGACGGTAGAGGACAATATTCTGGCTGTGCTGGAGACGCAGCAGTTGAGCTGGGAGGGTCGCAGGACGCGCACGGAGAAGCTGATTGAACAGCTGAATCTGGGGCATGTTCGCAAGACGCGCGGCTATGCCTTGAGCGGTGGCGAGCGGCGGCGCGTGGAGATTGCGCGTTGCCTGGCGATCGAGCCCGCCTTCATTCTGCTGGATGAGCCGTTTTCGGGTATCGATCCGATTGCCGTGCTTGATCTGCAGGAGATTATTTTTGGGCTGAAGCGGAGCGGGATCGGTGTTTTGATCACGGACCATAACGTTCGTGAGACGATGACGGTCACCGACCGGGCCTATATCATTAACGAAGGAAAGATATTTCGTACCGGAACGCCGGGGGATTTGGGCCGTGATCCGGAGGTGCGGAGAATCTACCTGGGTGACAAGTTTTCGATGGATTGA
- a CDS encoding LptA/OstA family protein, whose protein sequence is MRVSIERLRIWLLAGAALLVVVVTGFLGVARFRAHRLLTDLPKKLGADIRQETNSFTYSQTVKGKTVFTVHAAKAIQHNDGKYTLQDVGIAVYGHGDAGASETSERVDRIYGKEFSLDQTEGVVKAVGEVHIDLQAPATKDSTGKMDYAAGADLKAAHKDEPGRGDPKVIHVKTSGLVYLQKLGVAATDQDIEFEYNGLTGHARGAEYNADSGQLVLQSAVSISGLEHGQPILLNATRAELDRVNHKAVLMQAKYVTVNGDDGKGGRQTVEARHAVVAMRADGGIDRVDGDGGVAVASGDGMRTTADRGEMLLTPEGRPKSAHMMEHVTYMVDDEQRQAKGDSSEARVSFDAKGQAEKVVLSGGVHLNERVQMVASAKGAKPDKSAWSDRELNAATVEMGLATDAAGKTRPRSAVATGSARLKVIDAGGSIKGQRQSAMSADVLTARFMGADAQIDEVTGNGSAALERVSETGVVETSTGDALEVHFRNSTKTSAKKNPGAAFEGGGSAIANAVLTGHVVATRKTPAAKGDTGGLQTDRATALKASYDGSNQVLTLTGQVQMANQDGTLWADRVAMDQKTGDAQADGGVKVSYQQNAQSGVVHVLAQRADLKKANDTAIFYGVAGKPARLWQAGSQVEAPVLEFVQKQRRLLAHGDGAGAPMAVHTVLVSTGSSRNAAGFVKTADVKTVDPAQGSVAMRSPSVVRVASREMVYSDEARTAEFTGGVKVESADGLMRGDHATAYLQAASTDKTGNKASGKKADAGAGFLGGSVDRVVVSEGIEIDQPGRKATGARLVYTASDGLFVLTGTPAVAPRVVDQMRGMVTGAELRFHAEDESVVISNGDKGGSGMRVHTETRVKRDK, encoded by the coding sequence ATGCGTGTTTCGATAGAGAGGCTGCGAATCTGGTTGCTGGCGGGCGCGGCCCTGCTGGTAGTTGTCGTTACCGGTTTTCTTGGCGTAGCGCGCTTTCGGGCTCATCGGCTGCTGACGGACCTGCCGAAGAAGCTAGGCGCGGATATCCGGCAGGAGACGAATTCGTTTACCTACTCGCAGACGGTGAAGGGCAAGACGGTTTTTACCGTGCACGCGGCCAAGGCGATTCAGCACAACGACGGCAAATATACGTTGCAGGATGTGGGAATCGCGGTCTACGGGCATGGTGATGCGGGGGCATCGGAGACGAGCGAGCGGGTGGACCGTATCTACGGCAAGGAGTTCAGCCTGGACCAGACGGAAGGCGTGGTGAAGGCCGTCGGCGAGGTCCACATCGATCTGCAGGCTCCTGCGACGAAGGATTCAACGGGCAAGATGGACTATGCGGCGGGAGCCGATCTGAAAGCCGCGCATAAAGATGAACCAGGGCGTGGCGATCCGAAGGTGATCCACGTTAAGACGAGCGGCCTGGTTTATCTGCAGAAGCTGGGAGTGGCGGCGACCGATCAGGATATTGAGTTTGAGTACAACGGCCTGACGGGCCATGCGAGGGGTGCGGAATATAACGCGGACTCAGGACAGCTGGTGCTGCAGTCGGCGGTGAGTATCAGCGGTCTGGAGCATGGCCAGCCGATTTTGCTGAATGCGACGAGAGCAGAGCTCGATCGCGTCAATCATAAGGCAGTGCTGATGCAGGCGAAGTACGTGACGGTGAATGGCGATGATGGCAAGGGGGGCAGGCAGACGGTAGAGGCTCGTCATGCCGTTGTTGCAATGCGCGCCGATGGTGGAATCGACCGTGTGGATGGTGACGGTGGAGTGGCCGTGGCTTCGGGCGACGGCATGCGAACGACGGCTGATCGCGGTGAGATGCTACTCACTCCCGAGGGAAGGCCGAAGTCGGCGCACATGATGGAGCATGTGACGTACATGGTGGATGACGAGCAAAGACAGGCCAAAGGAGATTCGAGCGAGGCCAGGGTGAGCTTCGACGCGAAGGGCCAGGCGGAGAAGGTTGTGTTGAGCGGTGGTGTCCACCTGAATGAGCGCGTGCAGATGGTGGCTTCAGCGAAGGGCGCGAAACCTGACAAGAGCGCGTGGAGTGATCGCGAGCTGAACGCGGCGACGGTAGAGATGGGGCTGGCAACGGATGCGGCCGGAAAGACTCGTCCGCGGAGTGCGGTGGCGACGGGCAGTGCGCGACTGAAAGTAATTGATGCTGGCGGATCGATCAAAGGACAGCGCCAGAGCGCGATGAGCGCCGATGTTCTGACGGCGCGCTTTATGGGAGCAGACGCTCAGATCGATGAAGTGACCGGGAATGGAAGCGCGGCGCTGGAGAGGGTGAGCGAGACGGGTGTTGTCGAGACGAGTACGGGCGACGCGCTGGAGGTCCACTTTCGCAACAGCACGAAGACGTCTGCGAAGAAGAACCCGGGCGCGGCGTTTGAGGGAGGCGGAAGCGCGATTGCGAATGCCGTTCTGACGGGCCATGTTGTGGCGACGCGAAAAACCCCGGCTGCGAAGGGAGATACGGGGGGACTTCAGACGGACAGGGCGACGGCGCTGAAAGCCAGTTATGACGGCTCCAACCAGGTGTTAACCCTGACGGGTCAAGTGCAGATGGCAAATCAGGATGGAACGCTGTGGGCCGACCGTGTTGCGATGGATCAGAAGACGGGTGATGCGCAGGCCGATGGTGGGGTGAAGGTGAGCTATCAACAGAACGCACAGAGCGGCGTGGTCCATGTGCTGGCTCAGCGGGCTGATCTGAAGAAGGCTAACGATACGGCGATTTTTTACGGAGTTGCAGGGAAGCCGGCGCGGCTGTGGCAGGCCGGCTCGCAAGTGGAGGCTCCGGTGCTGGAGTTCGTGCAGAAGCAGCGGAGGCTCCTGGCGCATGGGGATGGAGCGGGAGCGCCGATGGCGGTGCATACGGTTCTGGTCAGTACGGGGTCTTCCAGGAACGCAGCCGGCTTTGTCAAAACCGCGGATGTGAAGACGGTGGATCCGGCCCAGGGGAGTGTCGCGATGCGCTCGCCATCCGTGGTGCGCGTGGCAAGTCGTGAGATGGTGTATTCCGATGAGGCGCGGACGGCTGAGTTTACAGGCGGGGTGAAGGTCGAGAGTGCGGACGGGTTGATGCGCGGAGATCATGCGACGGCATACCTGCAAGCTGCGTCTACTGATAAGACAGGTAATAAAGCATCAGGGAAAAAAGCAGATGCGGGTGCAGGATTTTTGGGAGGAAGTGTCGACAGGGTGGTTGTGAGCGAAGGCATCGAGATTGACCAGCCAGGGAGAAAGGCGACCGGGGCGCGGCTAGTCTATACGGCCAGTGATGGATTGTTCGTGCTGACGGGGACGCCTGCGGTAGCGCCTCGTGTTGTTGACCAGATGCGGGGCATGGTGACGGGAGCAGAACTGCGGTTTCATGCCGAGGACGAGAGTGTAGTGATTTCTAATGGAGATAAGGGTGGTTCCGGGATGAGGGTCCACACCGAGACACGGGTGAAGAGAGATAAATGA